A stretch of the Flavobacterium aquiphilum genome encodes the following:
- a CDS encoding adenylyltransferase/cytidyltransferase family protein, whose product MKVGITFSAFDLFHAGHVKMLEEAKLHCDYLIVGLQTDPTLDRPEKNQPAQTVVERYIQLKGCKFVDEIVPYATEQDLEDILRSFKIDVRIVGDEYREQNFTGRMYCEAKGIELYFNTRDHRFSSSGLRREVHQKEMEKIK is encoded by the coding sequence ATGAAAGTAGGAATAACTTTTAGTGCTTTTGATCTTTTTCATGCGGGGCATGTTAAAATGCTTGAAGAGGCAAAGTTACATTGCGATTATTTAATTGTAGGTCTGCAGACAGATCCTACACTCGATCGTCCAGAAAAAAATCAGCCGGCACAAACTGTCGTTGAGCGATACATACAATTGAAAGGCTGTAAGTTTGTAGATGAGATTGTTCCGTATGCAACAGAGCAGGATTTGGAAGATATATTGCGCTCTTTTAAAATTGATGTACGGATTGTAGGTGATGAATATCGCGAACAGAATTTTACTGGAAGGATGTATTGCGAAGCAAAGGGAATTGAATTGTATTTTAATACCAGGGATCATCGATTTTCCAGTTCAGGATTAAGAAGAGAAGTACATCAAAAAGAAATGGAAAAGATTAAATAA
- a CDS encoding Wzz/FepE/Etk N-terminal domain-containing protein, with protein sequence MRTEKGIMNEQNPNDEISLKELLEKTKEWYAYLLSQWKIIVLAGVMGAVLGLAYSFTKKPIYTATLTFALEDEKGSGGGLGSLASSFGIDLGGGGGSIFTGSNLTELFKSRTMVEQTLMTPVTVNGKVISLAEMYIQNNKWREKWSDNPKFKNIQFLPGTKRKYFTRVHDSILGVIYQDLSKTSLSVAQKDKKIAIISMDVSSNDELFSLRFCEALARQVGKFYVDTKSKKARMNMEILEHQVDSIRAELNGAITGVAVANDNTFNLNPALNVRRTPSARRQVDVQANTAILTELVKQAELAKVTLRKETPLIQVIDRPILPLKVEKWGKVMGVLIGTILMFFFTVFYLIIRRFLKGIHG encoded by the coding sequence ATGAGAACTGAAAAAGGAATTATGAACGAACAAAACCCTAACGACGAAATATCCTTAAAGGAATTACTGGAAAAAACTAAGGAATGGTATGCTTATTTGCTGAGTCAATGGAAAATCATTGTATTGGCAGGAGTGATGGGGGCTGTTTTGGGGTTGGCTTATTCTTTTACAAAGAAACCAATTTATACGGCAACCTTAACCTTTGCATTGGAAGATGAGAAAGGTAGTGGTGGAGGTCTGGGGTCATTAGCCAGTTCGTTTGGGATTGATCTTGGGGGCGGTGGCGGAAGTATATTTACCGGTTCCAATTTGACCGAATTGTTCAAGTCCCGTACAATGGTGGAGCAAACTTTGATGACTCCAGTTACCGTAAACGGGAAAGTTATTTCGCTGGCTGAAATGTATATTCAAAATAATAAGTGGAGAGAAAAATGGAGCGATAATCCTAAATTCAAAAATATTCAATTTTTGCCCGGTACTAAGCGTAAGTATTTTACACGGGTACATGACAGTATTTTGGGAGTGATTTATCAGGATTTGTCCAAGACTTCATTATCAGTTGCGCAAAAAGATAAAAAGATAGCGATTATATCGATGGATGTCTCTTCAAATGATGAATTGTTTTCCCTTCGATTTTGTGAAGCGCTAGCGAGGCAAGTTGGTAAATTTTATGTAGATACCAAAAGCAAAAAGGCCCGCATGAACATGGAAATTTTAGAACACCAGGTTGATTCTATCCGTGCTGAATTGAACGGTGCTATTACGGGTGTGGCGGTTGCAAACGATAATACTTTTAATTTGAATCCTGCGCTCAATGTTCGACGAACCCCTTCTGCTAGGAGACAGGTAGATGTTCAGGCTAACACTGCTATCTTGACTGAATTGGTGAAGCAGGCTGAATTGGCAAAAGTGACTTTGCGAAAAGAAACTCCTTTGATTCAGGTTATAGATCGACCTATATTGCCTTTGAAAGTTGAGAAATGGGGGAAAGTGATGGGAGTGTTAATTGGTACAATATTAATGTTTTTTTTCACTGTATTTTATTTGATTATTAGACGATTTTTAAAGGGGATTCATGGATAA
- a CDS encoding adenylyltransferase/cytidyltransferase family protein — MRIGITFSAFDLFHAGHVKMLEEAKRQCEYLIVGIQTDPTIDRPEKNRPVQTVVERYIQLKGCKFVDEIVPYATEQDLEDILRAFKIDVRIVGDEYREKDFTGRMYCEAKGIELYFNTRDHRFSSSGLRREVHRKEIEKS, encoded by the coding sequence ATGAGAATAGGAATAACTTTTAGTGCTTTTGATTTATTTCATGCAGGTCATGTAAAAATGTTGGAAGAAGCAAAACGACAATGCGAATATTTGATCGTTGGTATACAAACGGATCCCACAATAGATAGACCAGAAAAGAATAGACCTGTACAAACTGTGGTAGAGCGTTATATACAACTGAAAGGTTGTAAGTTTGTAGATGAAATAGTGCCATATGCAACAGAGCAGGATTTAGAAGATATTTTGAGAGCTTTTAAGATTGATGTGCGAATTGTTGGAGATGAATACCGGGAGAAAGATTTTACAGGTCGTATGTATTGCGAAGCAAAAGGGATTGAATTGTATTTTAACACGCGTGACCATAGGTTTTCGAGTTCTGGATTG